The genome window GTTATTAGGGTTTGTTTGTGTATGTTTTGAAATTGATTtgttgaatttgaacaaaactggGTATCAAATACAGCACCAAATATATTGGTACGGGTATTTCGATACGGTACCCGCTTTGTtaccattttatttttatttggttttttttATCACTCGTATAAGTACTAAATAGGTAAAACAATACaagtaccaaataggtaaaacCGGTACGAGTACCAATACGATATGAGTACCATAAATACTATAATACGAAATAAAAcacaatataaaaaaaaaacatttaaagtTCTAAAtaaaattcggtaccagtacccgttTTTACCTATACTCGTACCGTTACCGAAAGTaccgaataccaaaatcaataaaactggaTAGCAGGGTATTGATGGGTCCTATGAGTTTTTCCAGACGGGTTCTCACGGTTACAAATAAGAAAACTTGAACAATTAGAATCGTATAAGTAGGTCTTTAATATGCTAGAACCAGTTTGAAGCATATACTTGGTTTATGAATGATTAGAATCATGGAATTACCACCCTAATTACGAAAAAAGTTTGTAATTTATAGGTGAAAATGAAAGTAAACAAGTTTTGGATGCATTTTTCTTGGGGAAGGCGTTCGCAGAAGCACTAAACGAACGTATTGAATCAACGGTGGGGGAGTTCTTGAGTACGGTTGGTCGGTTGCAAGCTGAACAACAAAAACAAGTACAGGAGTTTCAGGTACTAAAGATTTTAGTTTTTTAATATGGAAGGTTCTAGATACAAGTTTAGGGTTTGGAGTTTATGTTAATGGACTACGTGTTCTAATGTggcaattttgacccgtttacttatGAATAGGTTGATtcgattttgtgttttttaatttttattcatAATGGGTCAAATGTTTTGGGTCAACATATTGTTTTAACATGTTATACTACCGGCCAATAGACTAGATGTACTGCTACAAATGCATATATATGAtctgaccaaaatacccttgagTTAACTAATATTTTTGGACGGAGTTAGTGGGTTGAAACGGGCTCGGCCAGGTGACCCACCAACACTTTTTTTCAACAGATACATCAAATACACATACATAAGTAAATTTATCTAAAAAGAATGCTACAATTCTTATCAATATATGATCTGAATTTATACTTTGGGCTTATATGCAGGATGAAGTACTAGAAAGGGCTAAAAAGGCCAAAGAAAAAGCGGCCCGTGAAGCGATGGAAGCCCAAGGTCTGGTGCCAAAGTCCACTACATCATATAGCTCTTCACCAACTGTTGATGAACCTCAAAAAGCTTCTGCAGCTGTTGATGAACCGACATCTTCATCTAGCTCGGGTTCTAATGATCAGAGCCCAAATAATGGCAGCCCCGACCCGCTTTTAGGAATATCAATAGATGATTAAAATAGAACTGTGATTCAATATGATGAATGCGTTCTCGACT of Helianthus annuus cultivar XRQ/B chromosome 1, HanXRQr2.0-SUNRISE, whole genome shotgun sequence contains these proteins:
- the LOC110871076 gene encoding uncharacterized protein At4g13200, chloroplastic — protein: MSTAISSPPAYSQIIVRTFNPSLTYLKSPNIHRKTAVGVFLHKKSGPLRRGFRCNCSSTPGDPAPGENESKQVLDAFFLGKAFAEALNERIESTVGEFLSTVGRLQAEQQKQVQEFQDEVLERAKKAKEKAAREAMEAQGLVPKSTTSYSSSPTVDEPQKASAAVDEPTSSSSSGSNDQSPNNGSPDPLLGISIDD